One Symphalangus syndactylus isolate Jambi chromosome 9, NHGRI_mSymSyn1-v2.1_pri, whole genome shotgun sequence DNA segment encodes these proteins:
- the LOC134731484 gene encoding uncharacterized protein, producing MHSNVEMDSSRGVPWARARLRRDAAEIELVPVWTRATAGGRGLDGGQAAAARTFASAEGGSGGGDLALRCRCLRGGAEPPARRGALSYCIRPVTAGSRCSSPPVPPSHLLPQPRSAFAFARRPLPPPASESRREAGLGERVSPGSTVEARGGGAESAQGCRRELQGSPGAHPLPGARGRRGSLCWVCVLSGHASASGLGTRRETQMCRICACSHLTSWAVPEVTGRVFSDEVTHTSHHGMTNALPVTRQFLRSRLPFQTSGHCDTRQRHKLMLPSVSTENRGIKERQTWAMAQKGEAKDNHTPISRKTFTDVKVFKSLTEPCVYWPCSPANYLTLGFPFTATCLRAQVQAL from the exons ATGCACTCTAACGTGGAGATGGATTCGTCT CGTGGGGTCCCCTGGGCGCGGGCGAGGCTCAGGCGGGACGCGGCGGAGATCGAGCTCGTCCCTGTGTGGACCCGGGCAACTGCCGGCGGGCGAGGCCTGGATGGTGGCCAGGCCGCAGCCGCCCGGACGTTTGCGAGCGCCGAAGGTGGGTCTGGAGGCGGGGACCTGGCCCTGCGGTGCCGGTGCCTGCGGGGCGGGGCTGAGCCGCCGGCTCGACGG GGGGCGCTCTCCTACTGCATCCGCCCGGTCACCGCGGGATCCCGCTGCTCCAGCCCGCCGGTGCCGCCGTcccacctcctccctcagcccaggTCTGCCTTCGCCTTCGCTCGCCgacccctccctcctcctgcctctgagTCCCGCAGGGAAGCTGGGCTGGGCGAGagggtgtctcctgggtccaCCGTGGAAGCCCGAGGCGGGGGTGCTGAGTCAGCCCAGGGCTGCCGGCGTGAGCTGCAGGGCTCGCCTGGGGCTCATCCTCTGCCCGGGGCGCGGGGAAGGCGAGGGTCGCTGTGCTGGGTCTGTGTGCTCAGTGGCCACGCGTCGGCCTCAGGACTGGGAACCAGGCGAGAGACACAGAT GTGCAGGATCTGCGCTTGCAGCCACCTTACTTCGTGGGCTGTACCTGAGGTGACAGGCAGGGTCTTCTCCGATGAAGTTACCCACACGAGTCACCATGGGATGACG AATGCTCTCCCCGTCACCCGACAATTCCTCAGGTCGAGACTACCTTTTCAGACCTCAGGCCACTGTGACACCAGACAGCGGCACAAACTCATGCTTccctcagtttccacagaaaacCGTGGAATCAAGGAAAGACAAACATGGGCAATGGCACAGAAGGGTGAAGCAAAAGACAACCACACCCCGATCTCCAGGAAAACTTTCACTGATGTCAAG GTCTTCAAGTCTTTAACTGAGCCTTGCGTCTACTGGCCCTGCTCTCCTGCAAACTATTTGACCCTAGGATTTCCCTTCACCGCAACAT GTCTCAGAGCCCAGGTCCAGGCTCTTTGA